In a genomic window of Littorina saxatilis isolate snail1 linkage group LG6, US_GU_Lsax_2.0, whole genome shotgun sequence:
- the LOC138968126 gene encoding histone H3, producing the protein MARTKQTARKSTGGKAPRKQLATKAARKSAPATGGVKKPHRYRPGTVALREIRRYQKSTELLIRKLPFQRLVREIAQDFKTDLRFQSSAVMALQEASEAYLVGLFEDTNLCAIHAKRVTIMPKDIQLARRIRGERA; encoded by the coding sequence ATGGCACGTACCAAGCAAACCGCCCGTAAATCCACCGGAGGAAAAGCTCCTCGCAAACAGCTGGCAACCAAGGCCGCTCGCAAAAGCGCCCCTGCCACTGGAGGAGTCAAGAAACCTCATCGTTACAGGCCTGGAACTGTGGCTCTTCGTGAGATCCGTCGTTACCAGAAGAGCACCGAGCTCCTGATCCGCAAGCTGCCCTTCCAGCGTCTGGTGCGCGAAATCGCCCAGGACTTCAAGACAGACCTGCGCTTCCAGAGCTCTGCCGTCATGGCTCTGCAGGAGGCCAGCGAGGCTTACCTGGTCGGTCTCTTTGAGGACACCAACCTGTGCGCCATCCATGCCAAGCGTGTCACCATCATGCCCAAGGACATCCAGCTGGCCCGCCGTATCCGCGGAGAGCGTGCTTAA
- the LOC138968127 gene encoding histone H4 yields the protein MTGRGKGGKGLGKGGAKRHRKVLRDNIQGITKPAIRRLARRGGVKRISGLIYEETRGVLKVFLENVIRDAVTYTEHAKRKTVTAMDVVYALKRQGRTLYGFGG from the coding sequence ATGACTGGCCGTGGTAAAGGAGGAAAGGGTCTCGGAAAGGGGGGCGCCAAGCGTCACAGGAAAGTTTTGCGTGATAACATCCAGGGTATCACCAAGCCCGCTATCCGTCGTCTGGCTCGCCGTGGCGGTGTCAAGCGTATCTCTGGTCTCATCTACGAGGAGACTCGCGGAGTTCTCAAGGTATTCCTGGAGAACGTGATCCGTGATGCCGTCACGTACACTGAGCACGCCAAGAGGAAGACTGTGACCGCCATGGATGTGGTCTACGCCCTCAAACGCCAGGGTCGTACTCTGTACGGCTTCGGTGGTTAG
- the LOC138968486 gene encoding histone H2A-like has translation MGIKGVGRVGVGIIGFVRFAYEFFKHHPTCIMSGRGKGGKVKGKSKSRSSRAGLQFPVGRIHRLLRKGNYAERVGAGAPVYLAAVLEYLAAEVLELAGNAARDNKKTRIIPRHLQLAIRNDEELNKLLSGVTIAQGGVLPNIQAVLLPKKSQTKAPGGKA, from the coding sequence ATGGGTATAAAAGGGGTCGGTCGCGTCGGCGTTGGCATTATTGGATTCGTTCGCTTTGCGTACGAATTTTTCAAACATCATCCAACTTGCATCATGTCTGGTCGCGGCAAAGGAGGAAAGGTTAAGGGAAAGAGCAAGTCTCGCTCGTCCCGTGCTGGACTTCAGTTCCCCGTGGGTCGTATCCACCGTCTGTTGCGCAAGGGCAACTACGCCGAGCGTGTGGGTGCCGGTGCCCCCGTGTACCTGGCTGCCGTGCTCGAGTACTTGGCCGCTGAGGTCCTGGAGTTGGCAGGCAACGCTGCCCGCGACAACAAGAAGACGAGAATCATCCCCCGTCACCTGCAGCTGGCCATCCGCAACGACGAGGAGTTGAACAAACTTCTGTCGGGTGTGACCATCGCCCAGGGTGGTGTGCTGCCCAACATCCAGGCTGTGCTTCTGCCCAAGAAGTCCCAGACCAAGGCTCCCGGTGGCAAGGCATAA
- the LOC138968487 gene encoding histone H2B, gonadal, which translates to MPPKVSSKGAKKAGKAKAVRSGDKKRKRKRKESYAIYIYKVLKQVHPDTGISSKAMSIMNSFVNDIFERIAAEASRLAHYNKRSTITSREIQTAVRLLLPGELAKHAVSEGTKAVTKYTSSK; encoded by the coding sequence ATGCCACCCAAAGTTAGCTCCAAAGGCGCCAAGAAGGCCGGCAAGGCCAAGGCTGTTCGCTCCGGCGACAAGAAGCgcaagaggaagaggaaggaaaGCTACGCCATCTACATCTACAAGGTGCTCAAGCAGGTGCACCCCGACACTGGCATCAGCAGCAAGGCCATGTCTATCATGAACAGCTTCGTCAACGATATCTTTGAGAGAATCGCCGCTGAAGCTTCCAGACTGGCCCACTACAACAAGCGCTCCACCATCACCAGTCGGGAGATCCAGACCGCGGTCCGCCTCCTCCTCCCCGGTGAGCTGGCCAAGCACGCCGTCAGTGAGGGCACCAAGGCCGTCACCAAGTACACCAGCAGCAAGTAG